A stretch of Brassica rapa cultivar Chiifu-401-42 chromosome A08, CAAS_Brap_v3.01, whole genome shotgun sequence DNA encodes these proteins:
- the LOC103835382 gene encoding transcription factor bHLH110 isoform X1 — translation MDSANLHQLQDQLQLVGSSSSSSSLDNNSHPSCYEASSVHQWSPGGISLNCVSLSHNFNNEMLNTRDENNNNSSTSECMSLSNIHNHSLIQQQDFPLQWTHNESSYHHHEGLHKIKEELSSATTSDHQQGMPRFTDMLNSPVITNYLKINEHKDYTEKLLLNTISSGFPINGDYSNSLPSSSSSSSPSSQSHRGSFSQIYPSVNISSLSESQRISNTPRPFDMNMQVLDGRLFEGNVFVPPLNSQEIRGNFTPFGLPFHHHLQQTLHHPSSSPSHQMEIYSNEPQASEGKRHNLMAPKAGETASKKPRVESRSSCPPFKVRKEKLGDRIAALQQLVSPFGKTDTASVLMEAIGYIKFLQSQIETLSVPYMRASRNRPGKTSQLGSIPQEGGEEETRDLRSRGLCLVPLSCMTYVTGDGGDGGGGVGSGFWPTPPGFGGGT, via the exons ATGGACTCTGCTAATCTCCATCAGCTTCAAGATCAATTACAGCTTGTGgggtcgtcttcttcttcttcatccttagATAATAACTCCCACCCTTCTTGCTATGAAGCTTCCTCTGTCCATCAATGGAGCCCAGGAGGTATTTCTCT AAATTGTGTGAGCTTGAGTCATAACTTCAACAATGAGATGTTAAACACAAGAGatgagaacaacaacaacagcagcaCAAGTGAATGTATGAGTCTCTCTAACATCCACAATCACTCCTTGATCCAACAACAAGATTTTCCTTTACAATGGACACATAATGAATCTTCCTATCATCACCATGAAGGGCTTCACAAGATCAAAGAAGAGCTTTCCTCAGCAACTACCTCAGACCATCAACAAGGCATGCCCAGGTTCACAGACATGTTAAATAGTCCGGTGATCACAAACTACTTGAAGATCAATGAACACAAGGACTACACTGAAAAGCTCCTTCTCAATACTATATCTTCTGGCTTCCCCATCAATGGAGATTATTCCAACAGCCTTccctcttcgtcttcttcatcCTCGCCTTCGTCTCAATCTCACAGAGGCAGTTTCAGCCAGATTTACCCGAGCGTAAACATATCAAGCTTGAGCGAGTCTCAGAGGATAAGCAACACCCCAAGACCATTTGATATGAACATGCAAGTTTTGGATGGAAGATTGTTTGAAGGGAATGTCTTTGTTCCTCCTTTAAATTCTCAAGAGATTAGAGGAAATTTTACTCCTTTTGGCCTCCCCTTTCATCATCATCTGCAGCAAACACTTCACCACCCTTCTTCCTCCCCTAGTCATCAA ATGGAAATATACAGTAATGAACCTCAAGCAAGTGAAGGGAAGAGACATAACTTGATGGCGCCAAAGGCAGGAGAAACTGCTTCCAAGAAACCGCGTGTGGAATCACGCTCTTCTTGCCCACCCTTCAAG GTGAGGAAAGAGAAGTTAGGAGACAGAATAGCAGCTCTGCAGCAGTTGGTTTCACCATTTGGGAAG ACAGATACAGCGTCTGTACTAATGGAGGCAATTGGATACATCAAATTCCTACAGAGCCAGATCGAG ACTCTAAGCGTTCCCTACATGAGAGCATCTAGGAACCGACCAGGAAAAACCTCCCAACTG ggCTCAATACCACAAGAAGGGGGTGAGGAAGAGACGAGGGATCTAAGAAGCCGTGGGCTATGTCTCGTGCCATTATCATGCATGACTTATGTTACTGGAGATGGTGGAGATGGAGGAGGAGGTGTTGGCAGTGGCTTTTGGCCAACGCCACCTGGTTTTGGTGGTGGAACTTAG
- the LOC103835382 gene encoding transcription factor bHLH110 isoform X2: MDSANLHQLQDQLQLVGSSSSSSSLDNNSHPSCYEASSVHQWSPGGISLNCVSLSHNFNNEMLNTRDENNNNSSTSECMSLSNIHNHSLIQQQDFPLQWTHNESSYHHHEGLHKIKEELSSATTSDHQQGMPRFTDMLNSPVITNYLKINEHKDYTEKLLLNTISSGFPINGDYSNSLPSSSSSSSPSSQSHRGSFSQIYPSVNISSLSESQRISNTPRPFDMNMQVLDGRLFEGNVFVPPLNSQEIRGNFTPFGLPFHHHLQQTLHHPSSSPSHQMEIYSNEPQASEGKRHNLMAPKAGETASKKPRVESRSSCPPFKVRKEKLGDRIAALQQLVSPFGKTDTASVLMEAIGYIKFLQSQIEGSIPQEGGEEETRDLRSRGLCLVPLSCMTYVTGDGGDGGGGVGSGFWPTPPGFGGGT, from the exons ATGGACTCTGCTAATCTCCATCAGCTTCAAGATCAATTACAGCTTGTGgggtcgtcttcttcttcttcatccttagATAATAACTCCCACCCTTCTTGCTATGAAGCTTCCTCTGTCCATCAATGGAGCCCAGGAGGTATTTCTCT AAATTGTGTGAGCTTGAGTCATAACTTCAACAATGAGATGTTAAACACAAGAGatgagaacaacaacaacagcagcaCAAGTGAATGTATGAGTCTCTCTAACATCCACAATCACTCCTTGATCCAACAACAAGATTTTCCTTTACAATGGACACATAATGAATCTTCCTATCATCACCATGAAGGGCTTCACAAGATCAAAGAAGAGCTTTCCTCAGCAACTACCTCAGACCATCAACAAGGCATGCCCAGGTTCACAGACATGTTAAATAGTCCGGTGATCACAAACTACTTGAAGATCAATGAACACAAGGACTACACTGAAAAGCTCCTTCTCAATACTATATCTTCTGGCTTCCCCATCAATGGAGATTATTCCAACAGCCTTccctcttcgtcttcttcatcCTCGCCTTCGTCTCAATCTCACAGAGGCAGTTTCAGCCAGATTTACCCGAGCGTAAACATATCAAGCTTGAGCGAGTCTCAGAGGATAAGCAACACCCCAAGACCATTTGATATGAACATGCAAGTTTTGGATGGAAGATTGTTTGAAGGGAATGTCTTTGTTCCTCCTTTAAATTCTCAAGAGATTAGAGGAAATTTTACTCCTTTTGGCCTCCCCTTTCATCATCATCTGCAGCAAACACTTCACCACCCTTCTTCCTCCCCTAGTCATCAA ATGGAAATATACAGTAATGAACCTCAAGCAAGTGAAGGGAAGAGACATAACTTGATGGCGCCAAAGGCAGGAGAAACTGCTTCCAAGAAACCGCGTGTGGAATCACGCTCTTCTTGCCCACCCTTCAAG GTGAGGAAAGAGAAGTTAGGAGACAGAATAGCAGCTCTGCAGCAGTTGGTTTCACCATTTGGGAAG ACAGATACAGCGTCTGTACTAATGGAGGCAATTGGATACATCAAATTCCTACAGAGCCAGATCGAG ggCTCAATACCACAAGAAGGGGGTGAGGAAGAGACGAGGGATCTAAGAAGCCGTGGGCTATGTCTCGTGCCATTATCATGCATGACTTATGTTACTGGAGATGGTGGAGATGGAGGAGGAGGTGTTGGCAGTGGCTTTTGGCCAACGCCACCTGGTTTTGGTGGTGGAACTTAG
- the LOC103835382 gene encoding transcription factor bHLH110 isoform X3, with the protein MDSANLHQLQDQLQLVGSSSSSSSLDNNSHPSCYEASSVHQWSPGGISLNCVSLSHNFNNEMLNTRDENNNNSSTSEWLHKIKEELSSATTSDHQQGMPRFTDMLNSPVITNYLKINEHKDYTEKLLLNTISSGFPINGDYSNSLPSSSSSSSPSSQSHRGSFSQIYPSVNISSLSESQRISNTPRPFDMNMQVLDGRLFEGNVFVPPLNSQEIRGNFTPFGLPFHHHLQQTLHHPSSSPSHQMEIYSNEPQASEGKRHNLMAPKAGETASKKPRVESRSSCPPFKVRKEKLGDRIAALQQLVSPFGKTDTASVLMEAIGYIKFLQSQIETLSVPYMRASRNRPGKTSQLGSIPQEGGEEETRDLRSRGLCLVPLSCMTYVTGDGGDGGGGVGSGFWPTPPGFGGGT; encoded by the exons ATGGACTCTGCTAATCTCCATCAGCTTCAAGATCAATTACAGCTTGTGgggtcgtcttcttcttcttcatccttagATAATAACTCCCACCCTTCTTGCTATGAAGCTTCCTCTGTCCATCAATGGAGCCCAGGAGGTATTTCTCT AAATTGTGTGAGCTTGAGTCATAACTTCAACAATGAGATGTTAAACACAAGAGatgagaacaacaacaacagcagcaCAAGTGAAT GGCTTCACAAGATCAAAGAAGAGCTTTCCTCAGCAACTACCTCAGACCATCAACAAGGCATGCCCAGGTTCACAGACATGTTAAATAGTCCGGTGATCACAAACTACTTGAAGATCAATGAACACAAGGACTACACTGAAAAGCTCCTTCTCAATACTATATCTTCTGGCTTCCCCATCAATGGAGATTATTCCAACAGCCTTccctcttcgtcttcttcatcCTCGCCTTCGTCTCAATCTCACAGAGGCAGTTTCAGCCAGATTTACCCGAGCGTAAACATATCAAGCTTGAGCGAGTCTCAGAGGATAAGCAACACCCCAAGACCATTTGATATGAACATGCAAGTTTTGGATGGAAGATTGTTTGAAGGGAATGTCTTTGTTCCTCCTTTAAATTCTCAAGAGATTAGAGGAAATTTTACTCCTTTTGGCCTCCCCTTTCATCATCATCTGCAGCAAACACTTCACCACCCTTCTTCCTCCCCTAGTCATCAA ATGGAAATATACAGTAATGAACCTCAAGCAAGTGAAGGGAAGAGACATAACTTGATGGCGCCAAAGGCAGGAGAAACTGCTTCCAAGAAACCGCGTGTGGAATCACGCTCTTCTTGCCCACCCTTCAAG GTGAGGAAAGAGAAGTTAGGAGACAGAATAGCAGCTCTGCAGCAGTTGGTTTCACCATTTGGGAAG ACAGATACAGCGTCTGTACTAATGGAGGCAATTGGATACATCAAATTCCTACAGAGCCAGATCGAG ACTCTAAGCGTTCCCTACATGAGAGCATCTAGGAACCGACCAGGAAAAACCTCCCAACTG ggCTCAATACCACAAGAAGGGGGTGAGGAAGAGACGAGGGATCTAAGAAGCCGTGGGCTATGTCTCGTGCCATTATCATGCATGACTTATGTTACTGGAGATGGTGGAGATGGAGGAGGAGGTGTTGGCAGTGGCTTTTGGCCAACGCCACCTGGTTTTGGTGGTGGAACTTAG
- the LOC103835382 gene encoding transcription factor bHLH110 isoform X4 produces the protein MEPRRNCVSLSHNFNNEMLNTRDENNNNSSTSECMSLSNIHNHSLIQQQDFPLQWTHNESSYHHHEGLHKIKEELSSATTSDHQQGMPRFTDMLNSPVITNYLKINEHKDYTEKLLLNTISSGFPINGDYSNSLPSSSSSSSPSSQSHRGSFSQIYPSVNISSLSESQRISNTPRPFDMNMQVLDGRLFEGNVFVPPLNSQEIRGNFTPFGLPFHHHLQQTLHHPSSSPSHQMEIYSNEPQASEGKRHNLMAPKAGETASKKPRVESRSSCPPFKVRKEKLGDRIAALQQLVSPFGKTDTASVLMEAIGYIKFLQSQIETLSVPYMRASRNRPGKTSQLGSIPQEGGEEETRDLRSRGLCLVPLSCMTYVTGDGGDGGGGVGSGFWPTPPGFGGGT, from the exons ATGGAGCCCAGGAG AAATTGTGTGAGCTTGAGTCATAACTTCAACAATGAGATGTTAAACACAAGAGatgagaacaacaacaacagcagcaCAAGTGAATGTATGAGTCTCTCTAACATCCACAATCACTCCTTGATCCAACAACAAGATTTTCCTTTACAATGGACACATAATGAATCTTCCTATCATCACCATGAAGGGCTTCACAAGATCAAAGAAGAGCTTTCCTCAGCAACTACCTCAGACCATCAACAAGGCATGCCCAGGTTCACAGACATGTTAAATAGTCCGGTGATCACAAACTACTTGAAGATCAATGAACACAAGGACTACACTGAAAAGCTCCTTCTCAATACTATATCTTCTGGCTTCCCCATCAATGGAGATTATTCCAACAGCCTTccctcttcgtcttcttcatcCTCGCCTTCGTCTCAATCTCACAGAGGCAGTTTCAGCCAGATTTACCCGAGCGTAAACATATCAAGCTTGAGCGAGTCTCAGAGGATAAGCAACACCCCAAGACCATTTGATATGAACATGCAAGTTTTGGATGGAAGATTGTTTGAAGGGAATGTCTTTGTTCCTCCTTTAAATTCTCAAGAGATTAGAGGAAATTTTACTCCTTTTGGCCTCCCCTTTCATCATCATCTGCAGCAAACACTTCACCACCCTTCTTCCTCCCCTAGTCATCAA ATGGAAATATACAGTAATGAACCTCAAGCAAGTGAAGGGAAGAGACATAACTTGATGGCGCCAAAGGCAGGAGAAACTGCTTCCAAGAAACCGCGTGTGGAATCACGCTCTTCTTGCCCACCCTTCAAG GTGAGGAAAGAGAAGTTAGGAGACAGAATAGCAGCTCTGCAGCAGTTGGTTTCACCATTTGGGAAG ACAGATACAGCGTCTGTACTAATGGAGGCAATTGGATACATCAAATTCCTACAGAGCCAGATCGAG ACTCTAAGCGTTCCCTACATGAGAGCATCTAGGAACCGACCAGGAAAAACCTCCCAACTG ggCTCAATACCACAAGAAGGGGGTGAGGAAGAGACGAGGGATCTAAGAAGCCGTGGGCTATGTCTCGTGCCATTATCATGCATGACTTATGTTACTGGAGATGGTGGAGATGGAGGAGGAGGTGTTGGCAGTGGCTTTTGGCCAACGCCACCTGGTTTTGGTGGTGGAACTTAG
- the LOC103835382 gene encoding transcription factor bHLH110 isoform X5 has product MLNTRDENNNNSSTSECMSLSNIHNHSLIQQQDFPLQWTHNESSYHHHEGLHKIKEELSSATTSDHQQGMPRFTDMLNSPVITNYLKINEHKDYTEKLLLNTISSGFPINGDYSNSLPSSSSSSSPSSQSHRGSFSQIYPSVNISSLSESQRISNTPRPFDMNMQVLDGRLFEGNVFVPPLNSQEIRGNFTPFGLPFHHHLQQTLHHPSSSPSHQMEIYSNEPQASEGKRHNLMAPKAGETASKKPRVESRSSCPPFKVRKEKLGDRIAALQQLVSPFGKTDTASVLMEAIGYIKFLQSQIETLSVPYMRASRNRPGKTSQLGSIPQEGGEEETRDLRSRGLCLVPLSCMTYVTGDGGDGGGGVGSGFWPTPPGFGGGT; this is encoded by the exons ATGTTAAACACAAGAGatgagaacaacaacaacagcagcaCAAGTGAATGTATGAGTCTCTCTAACATCCACAATCACTCCTTGATCCAACAACAAGATTTTCCTTTACAATGGACACATAATGAATCTTCCTATCATCACCATGAAGGGCTTCACAAGATCAAAGAAGAGCTTTCCTCAGCAACTACCTCAGACCATCAACAAGGCATGCCCAGGTTCACAGACATGTTAAATAGTCCGGTGATCACAAACTACTTGAAGATCAATGAACACAAGGACTACACTGAAAAGCTCCTTCTCAATACTATATCTTCTGGCTTCCCCATCAATGGAGATTATTCCAACAGCCTTccctcttcgtcttcttcatcCTCGCCTTCGTCTCAATCTCACAGAGGCAGTTTCAGCCAGATTTACCCGAGCGTAAACATATCAAGCTTGAGCGAGTCTCAGAGGATAAGCAACACCCCAAGACCATTTGATATGAACATGCAAGTTTTGGATGGAAGATTGTTTGAAGGGAATGTCTTTGTTCCTCCTTTAAATTCTCAAGAGATTAGAGGAAATTTTACTCCTTTTGGCCTCCCCTTTCATCATCATCTGCAGCAAACACTTCACCACCCTTCTTCCTCCCCTAGTCATCAA ATGGAAATATACAGTAATGAACCTCAAGCAAGTGAAGGGAAGAGACATAACTTGATGGCGCCAAAGGCAGGAGAAACTGCTTCCAAGAAACCGCGTGTGGAATCACGCTCTTCTTGCCCACCCTTCAAG GTGAGGAAAGAGAAGTTAGGAGACAGAATAGCAGCTCTGCAGCAGTTGGTTTCACCATTTGGGAAG ACAGATACAGCGTCTGTACTAATGGAGGCAATTGGATACATCAAATTCCTACAGAGCCAGATCGAG ACTCTAAGCGTTCCCTACATGAGAGCATCTAGGAACCGACCAGGAAAAACCTCCCAACTG ggCTCAATACCACAAGAAGGGGGTGAGGAAGAGACGAGGGATCTAAGAAGCCGTGGGCTATGTCTCGTGCCATTATCATGCATGACTTATGTTACTGGAGATGGTGGAGATGGAGGAGGAGGTGTTGGCAGTGGCTTTTGGCCAACGCCACCTGGTTTTGGTGGTGGAACTTAG